The genomic stretch GGGGCACCAGCGTCACGTGCCGCCCGGTCAGCGTGACGGGCCGCAGCCACTCGTCGGGCCCGGCGGGGGGGAGGGGGTTGGAGGTCACAGGGCAACGGTAGCCCAGCCGTCCAGGAAAGCAAACGCCCCACCGAGAGGGGCAGGGCGGAAGAGAGGGTGGGTGGGAGCGGCGCCCCATTCATCCTGTTCGGAAAAAGCACGGCAGGAACGAGGTTTTTCTCCCTCTCTCCTCGTGAGAGAGGGCCGGGGTGAGGGGGCGTGTGAGCAGCTTTGGCAACTTCAAGACAGCCTGCCTCGTCCACTGGCCGCGCCGCAGGGCGTGCCCGTTCACCCCCACCCAGCCTCCCCCTGAAGAGGGAGGGGCAAAAGGCGCTGTCGAGGACGTGCCTTTTAAGCTTTCCCGATTGTGCCTACGAGAGAACAGCTGCTGTTCTAATGCGCCGAGGACGTCGGGGCCGCCCCGTCCTGCTCGTCCTCGTTGCGGCGGCGGGGGGGAGGCGGACTTTGCTCGCTCACCCGCCGCCGTCCGCTCAGGGCGCGGCCCAGGGTCACCTCGTCGGCGTACTCCAGGGCGCCGCCCACCGGGAGGCCGTAGGCGATGCGGCTCACGTCCGCGCCCAGGGGTTCGAGCAGCCGCTGGAGGTAGAGGGCGGTCGCGTCCCCCTCCACCGTCGTGCCGGTCGCCAGGATGACCTCCATACCGTCCTGCACGCGCGGCAGCAGCGGGCGGATATGCAGCCGGTCGGGACCTACGCCGTTCATTGGGCTCAGGACGCCGTGCAGGACGTGGTACAGGCCGCGGTACTCGCCGCTGCGCTCTATGGCGATCACGTCACCCGGTTCCTCGACCACGCAGATCATGTTCTGATCGCGCGAGGGGTCGCTGCACACGTCGCAGCGCTCCGCGTCGGTGATGTTGAAGCAGATCGGGCAGGTGTGCAGGTCGCGCTTGGCCTCCAGCAGCGCCCCCGCCAGCCGCTCGATGTCCTCACGGGGCTGCTCGAAGAGGTGAAAGGCGAGCCGTTGCGCGCTCTTGGGGCCAATACCCGGCAGGCGCGACAGCTCCCGGATCAGCGCGACGAGGGAGGGTGGATACTTCATGGCCGCCCCCTCTGAACGCTAACCGCTGACTGCTGATCGCTGCTCATCAGAACCCGGGCAGGCCCAGCCCGCGCGTCGCCTCCTGCTGCAGCGCGTCGGCCTTCGCCGAGGCGTCCTGCAGGGCGACGAGCAGCAGGTCCTCCAGCGCCTCCACATCGTCCGGGTCCACCGCCTCGGGCTTGATCTTGAGCCCAGTGACCTTGCCGTGCCCGTTCATCGTCACGGTGACGAGCCCGCTCGCCGTGCCCTCCACCGTCTGCGCGGCGAGGTTCTCCTGAATCTTTGCGGCAGCGACCTGCGCCTGCTGCATCTGCTTCATGAGCTTCTTCATGTCCATAGCTCCGGCCATTCTACCGGGGGCCGGGGACAGGGAACGTGGGGGGTGGAACGGGGTGGCCTCTTAAAACCAGCCCCCTACAGCGCCGCCGCCTTGGCCCCCTTCGCCCGCCGGTAGAGTTGCGCCGGACGCCCTACGCCGCTGCGTCGCTCGCCGCTGGGGGCCAGGATGCCCTGCGCGAGCAGCCGCTTGCGGAAGTTGCGCTTGTCAAGCTGGCGGTCGAGGATCGCCTCGTACACCCCCTGGAGTTCGGGCAGGGTGAAGGTGTCGGGCAGAAACTCCAGGGCGAGGTTGGCGTATTCCAGCCGAATCTGCAGCCGCTTGATCGCCCGGTCGAGGATCAGGACGTGGTCGAAGGCGAGACGGGGTGGGCGGTGAGCCGGGAACCAGTCGGCCCCCAGGGTGTGCCCGCCGCCCGTCACGCGCACGGTGCCGTGGGGCAGCACGGCGAGGTGGGCGACCGAGACGATGCGCCCGCGCGGGTCGCGGCTGGGCTCGCCGAAGGTGTAGAACTGCTCCAGGTGCCGGGGTTCGAGCTCGACCGTCGTCTCGGTCCGCAGCTCGCGCAGCGCCGCCTCATGCAGGGCCTCGCCGGGCTGCACGAAGCCGCCGGGCAGCGCCCAGTCGCGCGCGTGTGGCAGTTCGCCGCGCTGCACCAGCAGCACCCGCAGTTCGCCCGCGTGCATCGCAAAGGCCGCCACGTCCACGGCCAGGCCGACCTGGGTGGCCTGCGGCGGAAGCGAGAGTGTCCCCATGACACAAACTGTAGACTTTGTGTTCCCGGAACGTCAAGGAGTAAGTGTAGGCAGGCTGGTGGAAGAAGTGGCTGCTACACGGACTCTTCTGTCGCTTTTGTGGTCTTTTCCACATCCCTTTCCGCCCGGCTGACCCGCACGTGGGCACGCAGGAGTTCGGCCACGCTCCAGGCTTGAAAGGGGCAGCCGCCTGGCTTCAGGCTGTCCCCCGCGAAGACCTCGCTGACGTGGCCCAGCCCCGCCTCCCAGACGTGCCCGGACAGGCCGGTCAGGGCGGCCCGCGCCCGGCCCACCTCGCCCCGTTCCAGCAGCAGGTCGACAAAGGAGCCCAGCGGCCAGGGCCAGACCGTGCCCTGGTGGTACGCGGCGTCGCGGAGCAGTTGCGGGCCGCCGTAGTTGCCGCGGTAGCGCGGGTCCCGCGGGCTGAGGGTGTGCAGGCCCAGCGGGGTGAGGAGCT from Deinococcus apachensis DSM 19763 encodes the following:
- the recR gene encoding recombination mediator RecR, which encodes MKYPPSLVALIRELSRLPGIGPKSAQRLAFHLFEQPREDIERLAGALLEAKRDLHTCPICFNITDAERCDVCSDPSRDQNMICVVEEPGDVIAIERSGEYRGLYHVLHGVLSPMNGVGPDRLHIRPLLPRVQDGMEVILATGTTVEGDATALYLQRLLEPLGADVSRIAYGLPVGGALEYADEVTLGRALSGRRRVSEQSPPPPRRRNEDEQDGAAPTSSAH
- a CDS encoding YbaB/EbfC family nucleoid-associated protein, with translation MDMKKLMKQMQQAQVAAAKIQENLAAQTVEGTASGLVTVTMNGHGKVTGLKIKPEAVDPDDVEALEDLLLVALQDASAKADALQQEATRGLGLPGF
- a CDS encoding NUDIX hydrolase gives rise to the protein MGTLSLPPQATQVGLAVDVAAFAMHAGELRVLLVQRGELPHARDWALPGGFVQPGEALHEAALRELRTETTVELEPRHLEQFYTFGEPSRDPRGRIVSVAHLAVLPHGTVRVTGGGHTLGADWFPAHRPPRLAFDHVLILDRAIKRLQIRLEYANLALEFLPDTFTLPELQGVYEAILDRQLDKRNFRKRLLAQGILAPSGERRSGVGRPAQLYRRAKGAKAAAL